From Nicotiana tabacum cultivar K326 chromosome 22, ASM71507v2, whole genome shotgun sequence, one genomic window encodes:
- the LOC107781063 gene encoding heavy metal-associated isoprenylated plant protein 44-like translates to MEPFADVSCILKVDVHCDACKMNMVQVLSSVCGVYSLTIDAKAGEVRVCGEVDPNILVKALTRTGKHAEVVYVKLKHPGLTPRNHYYANDNRYYRPPYGGHGHNYGALDHYDYYNTMAMRRPMVEQPYYYGSGHSSPYPPPRYHPFYY, encoded by the exons ATGGAGCCCTTTGCAGACGTG AGTTGCATTTTGAAAGTGGATGTCCATTGCGATGCTTGCAAAATGAACATGGTGCAAGTTTTAAGTTCCGTATGCG GAGTGTATTCATTGACAATAGATGCAAAAGCAGGAGAAGTAAGAGTATGTGGGGAAGTGGATCCAAACATACTTGTGAAAGCACTAACTAGGACAGGAAAACATGCAGAGGTAGTATATGTGAAGCTGAAACATCCTGGTCTTACTCCTAGAAATCATTATTATGCCAATGACAATCGCTATTATCGTCCTCCTTATGGCGGCCACGGCCATAACTATGGTGCATTAGATCACTATGACTACTACAACACAATGGCAATGAGAAGACCTATGGTGGAGCAACCTTACTACTACGGCAGCGGCCATTCTTCCCCATATCCTCCGCCTAG GTATCACCCATTTTATTACTAA
- the LOC107781062 gene encoding transcription factor MTB3 produces the protein MGEKHFMKEEERVIMEGVLGREAVEFFTWSASNNMLTEFTSSRGDLGVQQSLCKIVEGSDWTYAIYWQVAKSKSGKSALIWGDGHCREAKMGQSEGGNDSEHQKMMDGNKKKLVLQKIHTCFGGSEDDNIAAKLDSVSDVEVFYLTSMYYVFPFEKPSSPSQSFNSARSIWVSEVKGCLEHFQSRSYLAKLAGFETLVFVPLKSGVVELGSLKSIAEDQNLIQMVKTSVVVSNPPQPKAIPKIFGRELSLGGSKSGPISINFSPKVEEDLSFASDAYEVQAALGSSQVYGNSSNGYRSDEGEGKLELDERKPRKRGRKPANGREEALNHVEAERQRREKLNQRFYALRAVVPNISKMDKASLLGDAIAYITDLQARIRVLDAEKEMVNDKQKQQAPLEIDFHQRQDDAVVRVGCPLNAHPVSRVLKTFQEHQIVAQESNVSLTENSEIVHTFSIRAPGGAAENLKEKLTAALSK, from the coding sequence ATGGGGGAGAAACATTTTATGAAGGAAGAGGAAAGGGTTATTATGGAAGGGGTATTAGGTAGAGAAGCAGTAGAATTTTTCACTTGGTCAGCTTCGAATAACATGCTCACGGAATTTACTTCGTCAAGAGGGGATTTGGGCGTGCAGCAATCGCTTTGCAAGATTGTCGAGGGGTCTGATTGGACTTATGCAATCTATTGGCAAGTTGCAAAGTCAAAATCGGGGAAATCAGCTTTGATATGGGGTGATGGACATTGTCGAGAAGCAAAGATGGGACAGAGTGAAGGCGGGAATGATTCCGAGCATCAGAAAATGATGGATGGAAACAAGAAAAAACTTGTTCTTCAAAAGATTCACACTTGCTTTGGAGGGTCAGAAGATGATAATATTGCTGCCAAGTTGGATTCTGTCTCGGACGTGGAGGTGTTTTATCTCACGTCAATGTATTACGTCTTCCCTTTTGAGAAGCCTTCTAGTCCTTCTCAATCATTTAATTCTGCTAGATCGATATGGGTTTCTGAAGTAAAAGGTTGCTTAGAACATTTCCAATCAAGATCTTATCTAGCAAAATTGGCTGGATTTGAGACACTAGTATTTGTTCCGCTGAAATCAGGGGTCGTGGAGCTAGGTTCTCTAAAGTCAATTGCAGAAGATCAGAATTTGATTCAGATGGTGAAAACATCGGTGGTGGTATCTAATCCTCCACAGCCTAAAGCAATTCCAAAGATATTTGGGCGGGAACTCAGTCTCGGTGGTTCTAAGTCGGGTCCCATCAGCATAAATTTTTCTCCAAAGGTGGAAGAAGATCTGAGTTTTGCTTCAGATGCTTACGAAGTACAAGCAGCGCTAGGTAGTTCTCAAGTTTATGGAAACTCATCGAATGGGTATCGAAGCGATGAAGGTGAAGGGAAACTTGAATTAGATGAACGGAAACCAAGAAAGAGAGGCAGAAAGCCGGCCAATGGGAGAGAAGAAGCATTGAATCATGTTGAAGCAGAGAGGCAGAGGCGCGAGAAGCTTAACCAGAGGTTTTACGCTTTAAGAGCAGTTGTTCCAAATATCTCAAAGATGGATAAAGCATCACTGCTTGGAGATGCAATTGCATATATAACGGATCTTCAGGCTAGAATTAGGGTTTTAGATGCTGAGAAGGAGATGGTAAACGACAAGCAAAAGCAgcaggctcccctggaaattgatTTTCATCAAAGACAAGATGATGCAGTTGTGAGAGTAGGCTGCCCTTTGAATGCTCACCCTGTTTCTAGAGTTCTGAAGACatttcaagaacatcaaatagtGGCACAAGAATCCAATGTCTCATTAACAGAAAACAGTGAAATCGTCCACACATTCTCTATACGAGCTCCTGGTGGTGCTGCTGAGAATTTGAAGGAAAAGCTGACAGCTGCTCTATCCAAATGA